In Ovis aries strain OAR_USU_Benz2616 breed Rambouillet chromosome 14, ARS-UI_Ramb_v3.0, whole genome shotgun sequence, a single genomic region encodes these proteins:
- the ZNF260 gene encoding zinc finger protein 260 → MIRMLESLRPKSNLQRDQIHTEEKLYECNECGKTFSLKQNLTEHKKMHTAEKSHECTQCGKVFSRVSSLTLHLRSHTGKKSYQCNKCGKAFSQKGNLLTHQKHHTGEKPYECGKASIQMSSLIKQQRNHIGNKPYACKECGKAFSGKSYLSEHEKIHTGEKPFECNQCGRAFSQKQYLVKHQNIHSGKKPFKCNECGKAFSQKENLIIHQRIHTGEKPYECKGCGKAFIQKSSLIRHQRSHTGEKPYICKECGKAFSGKSNLTEHEKIHIGEKPYKCNECGTIFRQKQYLIKHHNIHTGEKPYECNKCGKAFSRITSLIVHVRIHTGDKPYECKICGKAFCQSSSLTVHMRSHTGEKPYGCNECGKAFSQFSTLALHMRIHTGEKPYQCNECGKAFSQKSHHIRHQRIHTH, encoded by the coding sequence ATGATAAGAATGTTGGAAAGCCTTCGGCCTAAATCAAATCTTCAGCGTGATCAAATTCATACTGAAGAGAAACTATATGAATGCAATGAATGTGGAAAAACATTTAGTCTGAAGCAAAACCTCACAGAGCATAAGAAAATGCATACTGCAGAGAAATCACATGAATGTACTCAATGTGGTAAAGTGTTCTCTCGAGTCTCATCCCTTACTCTACATTTGAGAAGTCATACAGGAAAGAAATCATATCAGTGTAAtaaatgtgggaaagcctttagcCAGAAAGGAAACTTGCTTACTCATCAAAAAcatcatactggagagaaaccttatgaatGTGGGAAAGCTTCTATTCAGATGTCAAGCCTTATTAAACAACAGAGAAATCATATTGGAAACAAACCCTATGCATGTAAGGAATGTGGCAAAGCCTTCAGTGGCAAATCATATCTCTCTGAGCATGAGAAaattcatacaggagagaaaccctTTGAATGTAACCAATGTGGAAGAGCCTTCAGCCAGAAGCAATACCTCGTCAAACATCAGAATATCCATAGTGGAAAGAAACCCTTTAAATGTAATGAGTGTGGAAAAGCctttagccagaaagaaaacctcaTTATCCATcaaagaattcatactggagagaaaccttatgaatgtaaAGGGTGTGGGAAAGCTTTCATTCAGAAGTCAAGCCTCATTAGACACCAGAGAAgtcatacaggagagaaaccttatatATGTAAGGAATGTGGAAAAGCTTTCAGTGGCAAATCAAACCTCACGGAGCATGAGAAAATTCATATtggagagaaaccctataaatgtaatgaatgtggaaCAATCTTTAGGCAGAAGCAGTACCTCATTAAACATCACAATattcatacaggagagaaaccctatgaatgtaataaatgtggaaaagccttctCTCGAATCACATCACTTATTGTACATGTGAGAATTCATACAGGTGATAAGCCTTATGAATGTAAAATatgtgggaaagccttctgtCAAAGCTCATCTCTTACTGTGCATATGAGAAGCCATACAGGTGAGAAGCCCTATGGTTGCaatgaatgtggaaaagccttctCTCAGTTCTCAACTCTTGCTTTGCATATGAGAATccatactggagaaaaaccttATCAgtgtaatgaatgtgggaaagctTTTAGCCAGAAGTCACATCATATTAGacaccagagaattcatactCATTAA